From one Streptomyces sp. ICC1 genomic stretch:
- a CDS encoding PTS glucose/sucrose transporter subunit IIB yields the protein MSYRDQADHAGRSVRTIRRPTGNGGRRDSFFVELREKHMATKAEKIVAGLGGIENIEEVEGCITRLRTEVIDPSKVDEAALKAAGAHGVVKMGTAIQVVIGTDADPIAADIEDMM from the coding sequence GTGAGTTACCGTGACCAAGCGGACCACGCCGGCCGGTCAGTTCGCACCATCCGCCGGCCGACAGGCAACGGCGGCCGCCGAGACTCGTTCTTCGTAGAACTCAGGGAGAAACACATGGCCACCAAGGCTGAGAAGATCGTCGCCGGGCTCGGCGGCATCGAGAACATCGAAGAGGTCGAAGGCTGCATCACCCGCCTGCGCACCGAGGTCATCGACCCCAGCAAGGTCGACGAGGCAGCGCTGAAGGCCGCCGGCGCCCACGGCGTCGTCAAGATGGGCACCGCGATCCAGGTCGTCATCGGCACCGACGCCGACCCGATCGCCGCTGACATCGAAGACATGATGTGA
- a CDS encoding co-chaperone GroES, whose product MSENTTTHDKLPIRMLHDRVLVKSDSPEGERRSGGGILIPATAAVGKRLAWAVVVAVGQNVRTVEPGDRVLYDPEDRAEVEVRGATYVLMRERDLHAVAAERLEGSDDSTGLYL is encoded by the coding sequence GTGAGCGAGAACACCACCACCCACGACAAGCTGCCCATCCGCATGCTCCACGACCGCGTGCTCGTGAAGTCCGACTCGCCGGAGGGCGAGCGGCGCTCGGGCGGCGGCATCCTGATCCCCGCGACGGCGGCGGTCGGCAAGCGGCTGGCCTGGGCCGTCGTGGTCGCGGTCGGGCAGAACGTACGGACGGTCGAGCCGGGGGACCGGGTGCTCTACGACCCCGAGGACCGGGCCGAGGTGGAAGTGCGCGGGGCGACGTACGTGCTGATGCGCGAGCGGGACCTGCACGCCGTGGCCGCCGAGCGGCTGGAGGGGTCGGACGACTCCACCGGGCTCTACCTCTAG
- a CDS encoding MBL fold metallo-hydrolase yields MKLTVVGCSGSFPSADSACSSYLVEADGFRLLLDMGNGALGELQRHIGLYDLDAIFLSHLHADHCIDMCAYFVARYYRHEGGRCGTIPVYGPEGTEKRLSTAYEDVPDERSMSEVFDFRTLKSGTFEIGPFQVRTEKVCHPVESYGIRVEHGGRSLTYSGDTGVCSELGLLAEDTDLFLCEASFTHGKEDIPDLHLNGREAGEYARGGRVGRLVLTHIPPWTDAEQNLADARSVYDGQVDLAYAGAVYEV; encoded by the coding sequence ATGAAGCTCACCGTCGTCGGCTGTTCGGGTTCGTTCCCGTCCGCGGATTCGGCCTGTTCGAGCTACCTCGTCGAGGCCGACGGCTTCCGGCTGCTCCTCGACATGGGCAACGGCGCCCTCGGCGAGCTCCAGCGGCACATCGGGCTCTACGACCTCGACGCGATCTTCCTGAGCCATCTGCACGCCGATCACTGCATCGACATGTGCGCGTACTTCGTGGCCCGCTACTACCGCCACGAGGGCGGCCGCTGCGGCACCATCCCGGTCTACGGCCCCGAGGGCACCGAGAAGCGGCTGTCCACGGCCTACGAGGACGTCCCCGACGAGCGGTCCATGAGCGAGGTCTTCGACTTCCGGACCCTGAAGTCCGGCACCTTCGAGATCGGCCCGTTCCAGGTCCGCACCGAGAAGGTCTGCCACCCGGTCGAGTCGTACGGGATCCGCGTCGAGCACGGCGGCCGCTCCCTGACGTACTCCGGTGACACCGGCGTCTGCTCCGAGCTGGGGCTGCTCGCCGAGGACACCGACCTCTTCCTGTGCGAGGCCTCCTTCACGCACGGCAAGGAGGACATCCCCGACCTCCACCTCAACGGTCGCGAGGCCGGCGAGTACGCCCGGGGCGGCCGGGTGGGTCGGCTCGTGCTGACGCACATCCCGCCGTGGACGGACGCCGAGCAGAACCTGGCCGACGCCCGCTCGGTCTACGACGGCCAGGTGGATCTGGCGTACGCGGGCGCGGTCTACGAGGTCTGA
- the bcp gene encoding thioredoxin-dependent thiol peroxidase, with amino-acid sequence MSERLEPGDAAPAFTLPDADGNEVSLADHKGRKVIVYFYPAALTPGCTKQACDFTDNLAVLATAGYDVIGVSPDKPEKLAKFREQEHLKVTLVGDPSKEVLTAYGAFGEKKLYGKTVTGVIRSTVVVDEEGKVERAFYNVKATGHVAKIIKDLGI; translated from the coding sequence ATGAGCGAGCGACTTGAGCCGGGCGACGCCGCCCCCGCCTTCACCCTGCCCGACGCGGACGGCAACGAGGTCTCGCTCGCCGACCACAAGGGCCGCAAAGTGATCGTGTACTTCTACCCGGCCGCGCTGACGCCGGGCTGCACGAAGCAGGCGTGCGATTTCACGGACAACCTGGCGGTACTGGCCACGGCGGGCTACGACGTCATCGGCGTCTCCCCCGACAAGCCGGAGAAGCTGGCGAAGTTCCGCGAGCAGGAGCACCTGAAGGTCACCCTGGTCGGGGATCCCTCGAAGGAGGTCCTGACGGCTTACGGGGCGTTCGGCGAGAAGAAGCTGTACGGCAAGACGGTCACCGGGGTCATCCGCTCCACGGTGGTCGTCGACGAGGAGGGCAAGGTCGAGCGCGCCTTCTACAACGTCAAGGCGACGGGCCACGTAGCCAAGATCATCAAGGACCTGGGCATCTGA
- a CDS encoding cysteine synthase — protein sequence MRYDSPLAAVGNTPLVRLPRLSPSDDVRIWAKLEDRNPTGSIKDRPALHMVEQAEKAGRLYPGCTILEPTSGNTGISLAMAAKLKGYKIVCVMPENTSQERRDLLAMWGAEIIPSPAAGGSNTAVRVAKELAAEHPDWVMLYQYGNPDNAGAHYATTGPEILADLPSITHFVAGLGTTGTLMGVGRYLREHVPGVKIVAAEPRYDDLVYGLRNLDEGFVPELYDASVLTTRFSVGSADAVTRTRELLQQEGIFAGVSTGAALHAAIGVGRKAVAAGETADIVFVVADGGWKYLSTGVYTAATTEEAIEVLQGQLWA from the coding sequence ATGCGCTACGACTCCCCCCTGGCCGCCGTCGGCAACACGCCGCTCGTCCGGCTGCCCCGGCTCTCGCCCTCCGACGACGTACGGATCTGGGCGAAGCTCGAGGACCGCAACCCGACCGGCTCGATCAAGGACCGCCCGGCGCTCCACATGGTCGAGCAGGCCGAGAAGGCCGGCCGGCTGTACCCGGGCTGCACCATCCTGGAGCCCACCTCGGGCAACACGGGCATCTCCCTCGCCATGGCCGCGAAGCTCAAGGGCTACAAGATCGTGTGCGTCATGCCGGAGAACACCTCGCAGGAGCGGCGCGACCTGCTGGCCATGTGGGGAGCCGAGATCATCCCTTCGCCGGCGGCGGGCGGCTCGAACACCGCCGTCCGCGTCGCGAAGGAACTGGCGGCGGAGCACCCGGACTGGGTGATGCTCTACCAGTACGGCAACCCGGACAACGCGGGCGCCCACTACGCGACGACCGGCCCGGAGATCCTCGCGGACCTCCCCTCCATCACCCACTTCGTGGCGGGCCTCGGCACCACCGGCACGCTGATGGGCGTGGGCCGCTACCTGCGCGAGCACGTACCGGGCGTCAAGATCGTGGCGGCGGAGCCGCGCTACGACGACCTCGTCTACGGCCTGCGCAACCTCGACGAGGGCTTCGTCCCCGAGCTGTACGACGCGTCGGTCCTGACGACCCGCTTCTCGGTGGGCTCGGCGGACGCGGTCACCCGCACCCGGGAGCTCCTCCAGCAGGAGGGCATCTTCGCGGGCGTCTCCACGGGCGCGGCGCTGCACGCGGCGATCGGCGTCGGCCGCAAGGCGGTCGCGGCGGGCGAGACCGCCGACATCGTCTTCGTCGTGGCCGACGGCGGCTGGAAGTACCTCTCGACGGGCGTCTACACGGCGGCGACGACGGAAGAAGCGATCGAGGTCCTCCAGGGCCAACTCTGGGCCTAG
- the rdgB gene encoding RdgB/HAM1 family non-canonical purine NTP pyrophosphatase, with product MTTSTPTPAPNLLVLATRNAGKVSELRSILSDAGLPHELVGADAYPEIPDVKETGVTFAENALLKAHALAQATGLPAVADDSGLCVDVLNGAPGIFSARWAGSHGDDAANLALLLAQLGDIDDAHRGAHFFCAAALALPDGTERVVEGRLLGSLRHAPSGTGGFGYDPILQPAGDTRTCAELTPAQKNAISHRGQAFRALVPAIRELLG from the coding sequence ATGACGACCTCGACGCCGACTCCCGCGCCCAACCTCCTCGTCCTGGCCACCCGCAACGCGGGCAAGGTCTCCGAGCTCCGCTCGATCCTGTCCGACGCCGGCCTGCCGCACGAGCTGGTCGGCGCGGACGCGTACCCGGAGATCCCGGACGTCAAGGAGACCGGCGTCACCTTCGCCGAGAACGCGCTCCTCAAGGCCCACGCCCTGGCCCAGGCCACCGGCCTGCCGGCCGTCGCCGACGACTCGGGCCTCTGCGTGGACGTGCTGAACGGCGCCCCGGGCATCTTCTCGGCCCGCTGGGCCGGCTCCCACGGCGACGACGCCGCGAACCTGGCGCTCCTCCTGGCCCAGCTCGGCGACATCGACGACGCCCACCGCGGCGCCCACTTCTTCTGCGCGGCCGCCCTCGCCCTCCCGGACGGCACGGAACGCGTGGTCGAAGGCCGCCTCCTGGGCAGCCTGCGCCACGCCCCGTCGGGTACGGGCGGCTTCGGCTACGACCCGATCCTCCAGCCGGCCGGCGACACCCGCACCTGCGCGGAACTCACACCGGCGCAGAAGAACGCCATCTCCCACCGGGGCCAGGCCTTCCGCGCCCTGGTCCCGGCGATCCGGGAACTGCTGGGCTGA
- a CDS encoding PTS transporter subunit EIIC, with product MSTATAAPAKKRGSGLIQGLQKVGRSLQLPIAVLPAAGILLRLGQPDVFGKDGLGWGKVATVFATAGDAVFANLPLLFCIGVAIGFAKKADGSTALAALVGFLVYKNVLTAFPVTEAVINTTENKGVDVAATYNNPGVLGGIIMGLLAAVLWQRFHRTKLVDWLGFFNGRRLVPIVMAFVGVLVGVFFGLAWEPIGELITNFGEWMTGLGSIGAGIFGLINRALIPIGMHQFVNTVAWFEIGDFTNAAGAVVHGDLNRFWAGDASAGQFMTGFFPIMMFGLPAAALAIAHSARPERRKAVTGMMVSLALTSFVTGVTEPIEFSFMFIAPVLYAIHAVLTAVSMAVTWALGVHAGFTFSAGLIDLGLGWNKATSPWMIIPIGLVFAAVYYFGFRFAITKFNLPTPGRESDEELAEMEKAEAK from the coding sequence ATGAGTACGGCCACCGCCGCTCCCGCCAAGAAGCGGGGCTCCGGCCTGATCCAGGGTCTGCAGAAGGTCGGCCGCAGCCTTCAGCTGCCCATCGCCGTCCTGCCGGCCGCGGGTATTCTGCTGCGCCTCGGCCAGCCCGACGTTTTCGGCAAGGACGGCCTCGGCTGGGGCAAGGTCGCCACGGTGTTCGCCACCGCCGGTGACGCCGTCTTCGCCAACCTGCCGCTGCTCTTCTGCATCGGTGTCGCGATCGGCTTCGCCAAGAAGGCCGACGGCTCCACCGCCCTCGCGGCCCTCGTCGGCTTCCTCGTCTACAAGAACGTGCTCACCGCGTTCCCGGTGACCGAGGCCGTCATCAACACCACCGAGAACAAGGGTGTGGACGTCGCCGCGACGTACAACAACCCGGGTGTCCTCGGCGGCATCATCATGGGTCTGCTCGCCGCGGTCCTGTGGCAGCGCTTCCACCGCACGAAGCTGGTGGACTGGCTCGGCTTCTTCAACGGCCGCCGCCTGGTCCCGATCGTCATGGCCTTCGTCGGCGTCCTCGTCGGTGTCTTCTTCGGCCTGGCCTGGGAGCCGATCGGCGAGCTCATCACCAACTTCGGCGAGTGGATGACGGGCCTCGGCTCCATCGGCGCCGGCATCTTCGGCCTCATCAACCGCGCGCTGATCCCGATCGGCATGCACCAGTTCGTCAACACCGTCGCCTGGTTCGAGATCGGTGACTTCACCAACGCCGCCGGTGCGGTCGTGCACGGTGACCTGAACCGCTTCTGGGCCGGCGACGCGAGCGCCGGACAGTTCATGACCGGCTTCTTCCCGATCATGATGTTCGGCCTGCCGGCCGCCGCCCTGGCCATCGCCCACAGCGCCCGTCCGGAGCGCCGCAAGGCGGTCACCGGCATGATGGTCTCGCTCGCCCTCACCTCGTTCGTCACGGGTGTCACCGAGCCGATCGAGTTCTCGTTCATGTTCATCGCACCGGTGCTGTACGCCATCCACGCGGTGCTGACGGCCGTGTCCATGGCCGTCACCTGGGCCCTCGGTGTCCACGCCGGCTTCACCTTCTCCGCCGGCCTGATCGACCTGGGCCTCGGCTGGAACAAGGCCACGTCCCCCTGGATGATCATCCCGATCGGCCTGGTCTTCGCCGCGGTCTACTACTTCGGCTTCCGCTTCGCGATCACCAAGTTCAACCTTCCGACGCCGGGCCGCGAGTCCGACGAGGAGCTCGCGGAGATGGAGAAGGCCGAGGCCAAGTAG
- a CDS encoding PTS transporter subunit EIIC, translating into MSASSAAAVPQTKWWNGLFQGLQKMGRSLQLPIAVLPAAGILNRLGQDDVFGKDGLGWTDVAKVMASAGGALLDADLGLPLLFCIGVAIGLAKKADGSTALAAAVGFLVYRSVLRAFPKSCPEGTKDIKGACLGAGDAFVAYTYQNPGVFGGIIMGLLAAWFWQRYHRVKLVDWLGFFNGRRLVPIIMTFIAIAFAVLCLWIWPPIGNALESFSDWLVGLGSVGAGIFGIANRALLVIGLHQFLNVPVWFQFGSYTKPDGQTVHGDIPMFLAGDPNAGQFLSGFFPIMMFALPAAALAMTHCAKPARRKEVGGLMLSVGLTSFVTGITEPLEYSFLFLAPALYAVHAVLTGVSMAVTWALGVHDGFSFSAGLIDYVINWSLATKPWMIIPIGLCFAVVYYAVFRFAITKWDIKTPGRESDEEIAVMQAENTKA; encoded by the coding sequence ATGAGCGCGAGCAGCGCGGCAGCAGTGCCACAGACGAAGTGGTGGAACGGCTTGTTCCAAGGGCTGCAGAAGATGGGGCGGAGCCTCCAGCTGCCGATCGCCGTGCTGCCGGCGGCGGGCATCTTGAACCGGCTGGGCCAGGACGACGTGTTCGGCAAGGACGGCCTGGGCTGGACGGACGTCGCCAAGGTCATGGCGTCCGCGGGCGGGGCCCTGCTCGACGCCGACCTCGGCCTGCCGCTGCTCTTCTGCATCGGCGTCGCGATCGGACTGGCCAAGAAGGCGGACGGCTCGACCGCACTCGCGGCGGCAGTCGGCTTCCTCGTCTACCGCAGCGTGCTGCGCGCCTTCCCCAAGTCCTGCCCGGAGGGCACCAAGGACATCAAGGGCGCCTGCCTGGGGGCGGGCGACGCCTTCGTCGCGTACACCTACCAGAATCCGGGGGTCTTCGGCGGCATCATCATGGGCCTGCTGGCCGCCTGGTTCTGGCAGCGCTACCACCGCGTCAAGCTGGTCGACTGGCTCGGCTTCTTCAACGGCCGCCGCCTGGTCCCCATCATCATGACCTTCATCGCGATCGCCTTCGCCGTGCTGTGCCTGTGGATCTGGCCGCCGATCGGCAACGCGCTGGAGAGCTTCTCGGACTGGCTGGTGGGCCTGGGGTCGGTGGGCGCGGGCATCTTCGGCATCGCGAACCGCGCACTGCTGGTGATCGGCCTGCACCAGTTCCTGAACGTGCCGGTGTGGTTCCAGTTCGGCAGCTACACCAAGCCGGACGGCCAGACCGTGCACGGCGACATCCCGATGTTCCTGGCGGGAGACCCGAACGCCGGGCAGTTCCTCTCCGGCTTCTTCCCCATCATGATGTTCGCCCTGCCGGCGGCGGCGCTGGCGATGACCCACTGCGCGAAGCCGGCGCGCCGCAAGGAGGTCGGCGGCCTGATGCTGTCGGTCGGCCTGACCTCCTTCGTCACCGGCATCACCGAGCCGCTGGAGTACTCCTTCCTCTTCCTGGCGCCGGCGCTGTACGCGGTCCACGCGGTGCTGACGGGCGTGTCGATGGCGGTGACGTGGGCCCTCGGGGTCCACGACGGCTTCAGCTTCTCGGCGGGACTGATCGACTACGTCATCAACTGGAGCCTGGCGACGAAGCCCTGGATGATCATTCCGATCGGACTCTGCTTCGCGGTCGTCTACTACGCCGTCTTCCGCTTCGCGATCACCAAGTGGGACATCAAGACGCCCGGCCGTGAGTCGGACGAGGAGATCGCGGTGATGCAGGCGGAGAACACCAAGGCCTGA
- a CDS encoding MoaD/ThiS family protein yields the protein MAIEVRIPTILRTYTAGEKAVSGEGATLSELFSDLETRHKGIQERIIDEAKGGELRRFVNVYLNDEDVRFLDGISTALKDGDNVTILPAVAGGSK from the coding sequence ATGGCCATCGAGGTCCGCATCCCCACCATCCTCCGCACCTACACCGCCGGCGAGAAGGCCGTCTCGGGTGAGGGCGCGACCCTGTCCGAGCTGTTCTCGGACCTGGAGACCCGCCACAAGGGCATCCAGGAGCGCATCATCGACGAGGCCAAGGGCGGCGAGCTGCGCCGCTTCGTCAACGTCTACCTCAACGACGAGGACGTCCGCTTCCTCGACGGCATCTCCACCGCGCTCAAGGACGGCGACAACGTCACCATCCTCCCGGCCGTGGCCGGCGGATCGAAGTAA
- a CDS encoding multidrug efflux SMR transporter — MAWVLLVIAGVVEVGWSIGMKFTEGFTRLWPSLFTGAGIVTSMVLLSYAAKTLPIGTAYGVWVGIGAAGAAVLGMAVLGEPVTAARIFFIALLLVAVVGLKMTSGH; from the coding sequence ATGGCCTGGGTTCTGCTCGTCATCGCCGGTGTGGTCGAAGTCGGCTGGTCGATCGGCATGAAGTTCACCGAGGGGTTCACCCGGCTCTGGCCGAGCCTGTTCACGGGCGCCGGCATCGTGACCAGCATGGTGCTGCTGTCGTACGCCGCGAAGACCCTGCCGATCGGTACGGCGTACGGCGTGTGGGTCGGCATCGGCGCCGCCGGTGCGGCGGTGCTCGGCATGGCGGTGTTGGGGGAGCCCGTCACCGCCGCCCGGATCTTCTTCATCGCCCTGCTGCTGGTCGCCGTCGTCGGCCTGAAGATGACCTCCGGCCACTGA
- a CDS encoding transglycosylase domain-containing protein has translation MVLGGLLLIALLGGGALVAGYLLVDIPPANAAAVAQSNLYLYSDGTQLARDGEVNRVNVPLSQIPRTVQEAVLAAEDRDFHSERAVDPAAMLRAAWNTATGKGTQSGSTITQQYVKNYYLGQEQTIKRKVKEFFIAIKLGREKSKDYILEGYLNTSYFGRNAYGIQAASQAYYGKDVGKLDTAEGAYLATLLNSPSAFDVVSHPQGRARALARWNYVLDGMVKKGWMTPAERAATRFPEPGKVRPAAGLSGQRGYLVEAIKDYIVENKILDDKTLAEGGYRITTTIDKSRQTAIVDAVNDKMVSKLDPEKRKADRVVRTGAVSIDPATGKVVAMYGGIDYTKQFVNNATRHDFQVASTFKPFVFASAVQNNSRTQDGRTITPFTIYNGDNKRRVVGTRIPYAPENEGQISYGNITVNTATDLSVNAVFAQMVVDVGTDKVKQTAIALGVPESTPNFDAGPAMALGTMQASVLDMTQAYATLADHGRHTPHTFLEKITKADDTVPLPHREPTQAVSREAADTTTSMLVSVVDNGTGTAALAAGHPAAGKTGTGELDRSAWFAAYTPDLVTVVSMMGQDPDTGSLESLYGALGEARIGGGGYPARIWAQYTKTALADSDPEDFDLELMPGANLPPAPPVNPNPPEETPGERPSGRPDRPTPTPPTGGQTNGGQDTGGQNNGGQTNGGQTNGGQTNGGQTTGGQTTGGQTNGGQTNGGQTTGGQNDGGATGGNRGGATEGLRPPADLVE, from the coding sequence ATGGTCCTGGGCGGCCTCCTGTTGATCGCCCTGCTGGGCGGCGGCGCCCTGGTCGCCGGCTACCTGCTGGTCGACATCCCGCCCGCCAACGCGGCCGCCGTCGCGCAGTCCAACCTCTACCTCTACTCCGACGGCACCCAGCTCGCCCGCGACGGCGAGGTCAACCGCGTCAACGTGCCGCTCTCCCAGATCCCCCGGACCGTCCAGGAGGCCGTTCTGGCAGCCGAGGACCGCGACTTCCACTCCGAACGGGCCGTGGACCCCGCCGCGATGCTCCGCGCCGCCTGGAACACCGCCACCGGCAAGGGCACCCAGTCCGGCTCGACCATCACCCAGCAGTACGTCAAGAACTACTACCTGGGCCAGGAGCAGACGATCAAGCGGAAGGTGAAGGAGTTCTTTATCGCGATCAAGCTCGGTCGCGAGAAGTCGAAGGACTACATCCTCGAGGGGTACCTGAACACCAGCTACTTCGGCCGCAACGCCTACGGCATCCAGGCCGCCTCCCAGGCCTACTACGGCAAGGACGTCGGCAAGCTCGACACCGCCGAGGGCGCCTACCTCGCCACCCTCCTCAACTCCCCCAGCGCCTTCGACGTCGTCTCCCACCCCCAGGGCCGCGCACGCGCCCTCGCCCGCTGGAACTACGTACTCGACGGCATGGTCAAGAAGGGCTGGATGACGCCCGCCGAACGCGCGGCCACCCGCTTCCCCGAGCCCGGCAAGGTCCGCCCGGCCGCCGGACTGTCCGGGCAGCGCGGCTACCTCGTCGAGGCCATCAAGGACTACATCGTCGAGAACAAGATCCTCGACGACAAGACCCTCGCCGAGGGCGGCTACCGCATCACCACGACCATCGACAAGAGCCGCCAGACCGCCATCGTCGACGCCGTCAACGACAAGATGGTCAGCAAGCTCGACCCCGAGAAGCGCAAGGCGGACCGCGTCGTGCGCACCGGCGCCGTCTCCATCGACCCGGCCACCGGCAAGGTCGTCGCCATGTACGGCGGCATCGACTACACCAAGCAGTTCGTCAACAACGCCACCCGGCACGACTTCCAAGTGGCCTCCACCTTCAAGCCGTTCGTCTTCGCCTCCGCCGTGCAGAACAACTCCCGCACCCAGGACGGCCGCACGATCACCCCGTTCACGATCTACAACGGCGACAACAAGCGGCGCGTCGTCGGCACCCGCATCCCCTACGCCCCGGAGAACGAGGGGCAGATCAGCTACGGCAACATCACCGTCAACACCGCCACCGACCTCTCCGTCAACGCCGTCTTCGCCCAGATGGTCGTCGACGTCGGCACCGACAAGGTCAAGCAGACCGCCATCGCCCTCGGCGTCCCCGAGAGCACCCCGAACTTCGACGCGGGACCGGCCATGGCACTGGGCACCATGCAGGCCAGCGTCCTGGACATGACCCAGGCCTACGCGACCCTCGCCGACCACGGCCGCCACACCCCGCACACCTTCCTGGAGAAGATCACCAAGGCGGACGACACCGTTCCGCTCCCGCACCGCGAACCGACCCAGGCCGTCAGCCGCGAAGCCGCCGACACCACCACGTCCATGCTGGTCAGCGTCGTGGACAACGGCACCGGCACGGCCGCCCTCGCCGCCGGCCACCCGGCCGCGGGCAAGACGGGGACCGGCGAACTGGACCGCTCGGCCTGGTTCGCCGCGTACACCCCGGACCTGGTCACGGTCGTCTCGATGATGGGCCAGGACCCGGACACCGGCAGCCTGGAATCCCTCTACGGAGCGCTCGGCGAGGCCCGCATCGGGGGCGGCGGCTACCCGGCCCGGATCTGGGCGCAGTACACGAAGACGGCCCTGGCCGACAGCGACCCGGAGGACTTCGACCTGGAGCTCATGCCGGGCGCCAACCTGCCTCCGGCGCCGCCGGTGAACCCGAACCCGCCCGAGGAGACCCCGGGCGAGCGCCCCTCGGGCCGGCCCGACCGCCCGACGCCGACCCCGCCGACGGGCGGGCAGACGAACGGCGGCCAGGACACGGGCGGGCAGAACAACGGAGGCCAGACGAACGGGGGTCAGACGAACGGCGGCCAGACGAACGGCGGTCAGACCACCGGCGGTCAGACCACGGGGGGCCAGACGAACGGCGGTCAGACGAACGGCGGCCAGACCACCGGGGGCCAGAACGACGGCGGCGCCACGGGCGGCAACCGCGGCGGCGCCACCGAGGGCCTGCGCCCGCCGGCGGACCTGGTGGAATAG
- a CDS encoding DUF3618 domain-containing protein — protein sequence MPEARTPAQIEADIVRRREQLAETLDEIGVRMHPQTIIGDAKAKVIGTVDHTVGRAVATVNRLVTDARDGLRHEDGAPRVERILPVALLAIGVVGLLVVSARRKR from the coding sequence GTGCCGGAAGCCAGGACCCCCGCACAGATCGAGGCGGACATCGTCCGCCGCCGCGAGCAGCTCGCCGAGACGCTCGACGAGATCGGTGTGCGCATGCACCCCCAGACGATCATCGGGGACGCCAAGGCGAAGGTGATCGGCACCGTCGACCACACCGTCGGCCGTGCCGTGGCGACGGTGAACCGCCTCGTCACCGACGCCCGCGACGGGCTGCGGCACGAAGACGGCGCCCCGCGCGTCGAGCGGATCCTGCCGGTGGCCCTGCTCGCGATCGGTGTCGTGGGCCTGCTCGTCGTGTCGGCGCGGCGCAAGCGCTGA
- the rph gene encoding ribonuclease PH, which translates to MSRIDGRTPEQLRPVTIERGWSKHAEGSVLVSFGDTKVFCTASFSEGVPRWRKGSGEGWVTSEYSMLPRATNTRGDRESVRGKIGGRTHEISRLIGRSLRAVIDYKALGENTIVLDCDVLQADGGTRTAAITGAYVALADAIAWGQQKKLIKAGRKPLTGTVAAVSVGIVDGVPLLDLCYEEDVRAETDMNVVCTGDGRFVEVQGTAEGEPFDRKELNALLDLAAGGCADLEALQLSALELSL; encoded by the coding sequence ATGTCTCGCATCGACGGCCGTACGCCCGAACAGCTCCGCCCGGTCACCATCGAACGCGGATGGAGCAAGCACGCGGAGGGCTCCGTCCTCGTCTCCTTCGGGGACACCAAGGTCTTCTGCACCGCCTCCTTCAGCGAAGGCGTCCCGCGCTGGCGCAAGGGCAGCGGTGAGGGCTGGGTCACCTCCGAGTACTCGATGCTGCCCCGCGCCACCAACACCCGCGGCGACCGCGAATCCGTACGCGGCAAGATCGGCGGCCGCACCCACGAGATCTCCCGCCTGATCGGCCGCTCGCTGCGCGCCGTCATCGACTACAAGGCGCTCGGCGAGAACACCATCGTGCTGGACTGCGACGTCCTCCAGGCCGACGGCGGCACCCGCACCGCCGCCATCACCGGCGCCTACGTGGCCCTGGCCGACGCCATCGCCTGGGGCCAGCAGAAGAAGCTGATCAAGGCCGGCCGCAAGCCCCTGACCGGCACCGTCGCCGCCGTCAGCGTCGGCATCGTCGACGGCGTCCCGCTCCTCGACCTCTGCTACGAGGAGGACGTGCGCGCCGAGACCGACATGAACGTGGTCTGCACCGGCGACGGCCGCTTCGTCGAGGTCCAGGGCACCGCCGAGGGCGAGCCCTTCGACCGCAAGGAGCTCAACGCCCTCCTCGACCTGGCCGCCGGCGGCTGCGCCGACCTCGAGGCCCTCCAGCTGAGCGCCCTGGAGCTCTCGCTCTAG
- a CDS encoding VOC family protein, producing MSAHIALTALVVHDYDEALDFYTRALGFDLVEDTARPDGSRWVVVRPRGAKESALLLARAKDDAQRSRVGDQTGGRVGFFLYTDDFAADHARMTAEGVRFLEEPRHEPYGSVAVFQDLYGNRWDLLQPA from the coding sequence ATGTCCGCACACATCGCGCTCACCGCCCTCGTGGTCCACGACTACGACGAGGCCCTCGACTTCTACACCCGCGCCCTCGGCTTCGACCTCGTCGAGGACACCGCGCGCCCGGACGGCTCCCGCTGGGTCGTGGTCCGCCCGCGCGGTGCCAAGGAGTCCGCCCTGCTGCTGGCCCGGGCCAAGGACGACGCCCAGCGCTCACGGGTCGGCGATCAGACGGGCGGCCGGGTCGGCTTCTTCCTCTACACCGACGACTTCGCCGCCGACCACGCGCGGATGACGGCCGAGGGCGTCCGCTTCCTGGAGGAGCCGCGCCACGAGCCGTACGGCTCGGTCGCCGTCTTCCAGGACCTCTACGGCAACCGCTGGGACCTCCTCCAGCCGGCGTAG